The genome window AATTCTCAACGGCGGACTTATGCCACCACGCTGTTCAACATGCAGCAAACCAACTGGCCGCCGAACCCCAGCAGTGACACGGGCATGGGGCTGTATTGGGATTTTACGGATTTCTATCCGAACTGGAATGCGCAGGTGGCGGCGTGGGGTGTGGTAGTGCCGTCTTTTTCCACGATGACAAATGATGGGCGTTTCAAATTCAATTTTGATGCCCAGGCGTCGGTCAGAACGGCTACCTTGCAAGCCCCCACCGACACCATCTGGATCACTGAACAGGCGAACTTTGAAAACCTGGCGGGCAGCCGGGTTTTCTCCGCCATCCATCGCGCGGACATGCATTTGCAGACATCGGACACCAACAGATCCAAGGCGTATCCGGGCATCGTGCAGAGTGCTTACCATAACAACATGTTCAACTACCTGTATGCGGACGGACATGCGGAGACGAAGAATCCCGCAGCTACTGTCGGTGTGAACGGCACGCTGGCCGCTCCGAAAGGTGAATGGACGATCAAGGCCAAAGACTGATGCTGAAACTTAAACGGAGATAAACTATGAAGTTTTCTGCATATATATTGAGCTTGGGGATGCTGGCGGCAATCGGATGTTCTGATTCCGAACCGGAAGTGCCCGCTGTGCCCGCTCCCGCACCTGCCGCGACTGTGGACCCGGTTGCCAGCAGTCCCGTGGCACCCACGGGTCCTGCGCCTGCA of Verrucomicrobiia bacterium contains these proteins:
- a CDS encoding prepilin-type N-terminal cleavage/methylation domain-containing protein, producing MRYFRSDKQRSKAFTLIELLVVIAIIAILAGMLLPALAKAKQKALITKCLNNMKSIGNATAIYTGTWSERFPQSVAKFNWSGADRQYSWDEMLDKGLGGQLPMYGTDMQQGAAVSGKTPKMLLCPSDTIPLKNGADGGWDNSQRRTYATTLFNMQQTNWPPNPSSDTGMGLYWDFTDFYPNWNAQVAAWGVVVPSFSTMTNDGRFKFNFDAQASVRTATLQAPTDTIWITEQANFENLAGSRVFSAIHRADMHLQTSDTNRSKAYPGIVQSAYHNNMFNYLYADGHAETKNPAATVGVNGTLAAPKGEWTIKAKD